A stretch of the Thiocystis violascens DSM 198 genome encodes the following:
- a CDS encoding XrtA-associated tyrosine autokinase: MSTIQKALSKLERNVDEEIRSTGSGDSINALADVNPANGDGHRGVKVDHRVVGGGPETPPMDQEQGKVHRLALDKLRQLGILTPDAKRSQLAEEYRLIKRPLLLNVDKKGADIVDNANLIMVTSALPGEGKTFTAINLAMSIAMERDRTVLLVDGDVAKPTAAKRLGIEGGQGLIDLLAGSHLSIADVLVRTDIPNMRVMPAGSKHERATELLASERMSEMMEELSSRYRDRIVIFDSPPLLLASESAALAEMMGQIILVVAAEETVQHATADALTRLGENKIKGLILNKYRPSIGNRYGTGYGYGYGYGYGYGQHSPSAAEADALPAG; encoded by the coding sequence GTGAGCACCATCCAAAAAGCGCTATCGAAGCTTGAACGAAACGTTGACGAAGAAATCCGCTCCACGGGCTCGGGCGACTCGATCAATGCTCTGGCCGACGTCAATCCCGCGAATGGCGACGGGCATCGGGGAGTCAAGGTTGACCATCGGGTCGTCGGCGGCGGGCCCGAGACACCGCCGATGGATCAGGAACAGGGTAAAGTACACCGTCTTGCGCTCGACAAATTGCGTCAACTCGGTATTCTCACGCCGGACGCCAAGCGATCCCAACTCGCCGAGGAATATCGGCTCATCAAGCGCCCTCTACTGCTCAATGTCGATAAAAAGGGCGCGGATATTGTCGACAATGCAAATCTCATCATGGTGACGAGTGCCTTGCCTGGCGAAGGCAAAACCTTTACCGCCATCAATCTTGCCATGAGCATTGCCATGGAGCGGGATCGCACTGTTCTGTTGGTGGACGGCGATGTCGCAAAGCCCACGGCGGCCAAGCGACTGGGGATCGAGGGGGGTCAAGGATTGATCGATCTTCTGGCGGGGTCGCATCTATCGATCGCCGACGTGCTGGTCAGAACGGATATTCCGAACATGCGCGTCATGCCGGCGGGCAGTAAGCACGAGCGGGCAACGGAGCTCCTGGCAAGCGAGCGCATGTCGGAGATGATGGAAGAGCTTTCCTCCCGCTACAGGGATCGGATCGTCATCTTCGATTCGCCACCCCTCCTGCTCGCGAGCGAAAGCGCCGCCTTGGCCGAAATGATGGGACAGATCATCCTGGTGGTCGCCGCCGAAGAGACGGTGCAGCATGCGACCGCCGATGCCCTGACCCGGCTCGGGGAGAATAAGATTAAGGGTCTGATATTGAACAAATACCGGCCGAGCATCGGAAACCGTTATGGAACCGGATATGGTTATGGATACGGGTACGGGTACGGATATGGGCAGCATTCGCCGAGCGCCGCCGAGGCGGACGCTCTGCCTGCGGGATAA
- a CDS encoding TIGR03087 family PEP-CTERM/XrtA system glycosyltransferase — MEDLLFLVHRIPYPPNKGDKIRSFHILEYLSRAYRIHLGTFIDQPSDRRYCAKVSQYCTSTWFGTLSPRRAKARSLVGFLTGEALTLPYYRQPGLTQWIRTLRKHNRIRRVLVYSSAMAQYVLGHDFDDTRRVIDFVDVDSDKWRQYSAAKRFPMDLIYRREAARLSDFERRVADIFDASVFVSEQEAALFRQNPSQGASYVFGINNGVDADYFAPDPHRPTPFRGDGQRIVFTGAMDYWANEDGADWFARQILPALRQRFPACEFFIVGMNPTDRVRQLERLPGVTVTGSVPDVRPYLQHASAVAVPLRIARGIQNKVLEAMAMGRPVVTTPQALEGINARAGREIHVAEDAGDFVEQVARLLAEGGETMGADARRFVVSHFSWESSLPKLLELLEDET; from the coding sequence ATGGAAGATCTGCTCTTTCTGGTGCATCGGATCCCCTATCCGCCAAATAAAGGGGACAAGATCCGCTCCTTTCATATCCTGGAGTATCTAAGCCGCGCATATCGGATCCATCTCGGCACCTTTATCGATCAGCCCTCGGACCGCCGCTATTGCGCGAAGGTGAGCCAGTATTGTACCAGCACCTGGTTCGGCACTCTGTCGCCCCGCCGAGCCAAGGCAAGGAGCCTGGTGGGCTTTCTCACCGGCGAGGCATTGACCCTGCCTTATTATCGCCAGCCTGGACTCACACAGTGGATCCGAACCCTGCGCAAACACAATCGCATCCGGCGCGTCCTGGTGTATTCGTCGGCCATGGCACAGTATGTCCTCGGTCACGACTTCGACGACACCCGCCGGGTCATCGACTTCGTGGATGTCGACTCGGACAAGTGGCGTCAATACAGTGCCGCGAAACGCTTTCCGATGGATTTGATCTACCGGCGCGAGGCCGCTCGCTTGAGCGACTTCGAGCGACGGGTCGCGGACATCTTCGATGCCAGTGTCTTCGTGTCCGAGCAGGAGGCGGCGCTCTTCCGTCAGAATCCGAGCCAGGGTGCGTCTTACGTCTTTGGCATCAATAATGGCGTGGACGCCGATTATTTCGCGCCGGACCCGCACCGTCCCACGCCCTTTCGCGGCGACGGTCAGCGGATCGTCTTTACCGGGGCAATGGACTACTGGGCCAACGAGGATGGCGCGGACTGGTTTGCCCGCCAGATCCTGCCCGCGTTGCGACAGCGGTTCCCGGCATGCGAGTTTTTTATCGTCGGCATGAATCCGACCGACCGCGTGCGTCAACTGGAGCGCTTGCCGGGCGTGACGGTCACTGGAAGTGTGCCCGATGTCAGACCCTATCTGCAGCACGCAAGTGCCGTGGCGGTTCCCTTGCGCATCGCCAGGGGTATTCAGAACAAGGTGCTGGAAGCGATGGCCATGGGCCGACCGGTCGTGACGACGCCTCAGGCGCTCGAAGGCATCAACGCGCGGGCGGGCCGAGAGATTCATGTTGCCGAAGACGCCGGCGATTTTGTCGAGCAGGTGGCGCGGCTCCTGGCCGAGGGCGGCGAGACCATGGGCGCTGATGCGCGTCGCTTTGTCGTCTCGCACTTTTCCTGGGAATCCAGTCTGCCGAAGCTGCTGGAACTATTGGAGGATGAGACATGA
- the narL gene encoding two-component system response regulator NarL, with translation MSKTLESLVLVIDDHPLFRKGVADLIAMEPSLRLVGEASDGRTGLDLAHALRPDLILLDLNMKVMDGIETLRHLRADDGLDARVVMLTVSDTESDVLAALRAGADGYLLKDMEPKAILEMLRSAMHGRLAISTQLTELLARALRDSPLPRDPDAAGLTPREREILDLIAQGWSNKLIARELDLAVGTVKVHVKHLLKKLGLKSRVEAAVWAVNARQG, from the coding sequence ATGAGCAAGACACTTGAGTCCTTGGTCCTGGTCATCGACGACCATCCGCTGTTCCGCAAAGGCGTCGCGGACCTGATCGCGATGGAGCCATCGTTGCGGCTGGTCGGCGAGGCATCGGATGGCCGGACGGGCCTGGATCTCGCGCACGCGCTGCGCCCGGATCTCATTCTGCTCGACCTCAACATGAAGGTCATGGACGGCATCGAAACCCTCCGGCATCTGCGCGCCGACGACGGGCTCGACGCCCGCGTCGTCATGCTCACGGTCTCCGACACCGAGAGCGATGTCCTGGCCGCGCTGCGTGCCGGCGCCGATGGCTATCTCCTCAAGGACATGGAGCCCAAGGCCATTCTGGAGATGCTCCGCAGCGCCATGCACGGGCGGCTCGCCATCAGCACGCAGCTCACCGAACTGCTGGCCCGCGCGCTACGCGACAGCCCGCTCCCCCGGGATCCGGACGCGGCCGGCCTGACCCCCCGGGAGCGCGAGATCCTCGACCTGATCGCCCAGGGCTGGAGCAACAAACTCATCGCCCGCGAATTGGACCTGGCGGTCGGAACCGTCAAGGTCCACGTCAAACATCTTCTCAAGAAGCTGGGACTGAAGAGCCGCGTGGAAGCGGCGGTCTGGGCGGTGAATGCGCGTCAGGGGTGA
- the xrtA gene encoding exosortase A, with protein sequence MRLWPRLLWLCLLIAALLALFWSTYASIVSIWWRSETFAHGFLVLPIVAFLVWRKRLALQQATFRTDPRALPLLGVTGLIWFLAHLADVAVIEQLAGVLLIPLLIWMTLGWTTVRILAFPLGFLLFAVPMGEGLIEPLMQFTATFTVSMLRLTGIPVFWEGTFFSLPSGDWSVVEACSGLRYLIASLFLGVLYAYLNYRSLWRRVAFIVLSAIVPILANGLRAYMIVMLGHLSGMKLAVGIDHLIYGWVFFGIVMFLLFAIGNLWSEAPLPEAADPRTPPSASVPESAARGHAILILGLLLLALWPMLGASLDRSRTQMDTVHFEMPQGQAGWRTLTSAQTDWTPRYLDAALEMRQDFQHESDSVGLYLAFYGNADGELINSQNVMAVQKDEVWRMPYRRSTQARIAGEDVTLSESQIQSSGQKLLVWNWYWIDGHHVANDYVAKLFETLAVILGRDHRQAGIVLYTPMGAKAEPARERLRRFTEEMLPAIDDRLDAMP encoded by the coding sequence ATGCGTTTGTGGCCAAGGCTCCTCTGGTTGTGCCTGCTGATTGCCGCCCTGCTGGCCCTGTTCTGGTCCACCTACGCCAGCATCGTCAGCATCTGGTGGCGCTCCGAGACCTTCGCGCACGGTTTTCTTGTCCTGCCGATCGTCGCCTTTCTGGTGTGGCGCAAACGCCTCGCGCTTCAACAAGCCACGTTTAGGACCGATCCACGGGCGTTACCTCTGCTCGGCGTGACCGGACTGATCTGGTTCCTGGCGCATCTGGCCGATGTCGCCGTGATCGAGCAACTTGCCGGCGTCCTCTTGATCCCACTCCTGATCTGGATGACGCTCGGCTGGACGACGGTCAGGATTCTGGCCTTTCCGCTCGGATTTCTGCTCTTTGCCGTCCCGATGGGCGAAGGCCTGATCGAACCGCTGATGCAGTTTACGGCCACCTTTACCGTCAGCATGCTGCGCCTGACCGGAATCCCCGTGTTTTGGGAAGGTACCTTCTTCAGCCTCCCGAGCGGAGACTGGTCGGTGGTGGAGGCATGCAGCGGTCTCCGCTATCTCATCGCGTCGCTGTTCCTGGGCGTGCTCTATGCCTATCTCAACTATCGCTCGCTCTGGCGCCGGGTCGCCTTCATCGTCCTGTCCGCGATCGTCCCGATTCTTGCCAATGGTCTGCGCGCTTACATGATCGTCATGCTCGGACATCTGAGCGGGATGAAGCTGGCGGTCGGGATCGATCATTTGATCTATGGCTGGGTCTTTTTCGGCATCGTCATGTTCCTGCTCTTTGCGATCGGTAATCTCTGGTCCGAGGCTCCGTTGCCGGAGGCTGCGGATCCTCGGACGCCACCTTCGGCATCCGTCCCGGAGTCGGCCGCCAGGGGACACGCGATTCTGATCCTGGGTTTACTGCTATTGGCGCTCTGGCCCATGCTTGGCGCCTCTCTCGATCGCTCCAGAACGCAGATGGACACGGTTCACTTCGAGATGCCCCAAGGTCAGGCCGGCTGGCGGACGCTGACCAGCGCACAGACCGACTGGACACCGCGGTATCTCGATGCGGCGCTGGAGATGCGGCAGGATTTCCAGCACGAGTCCGACTCGGTCGGGCTCTATCTGGCCTTCTATGGCAACGCCGACGGCGAACTCATCAATTCGCAAAACGTCATGGCGGTTCAGAAGGACGAGGTTTGGCGCATGCCGTATCGGCGCTCGACTCAGGCGCGCATCGCGGGAGAAGACGTGACCTTGAGCGAGTCGCAAATCCAGTCGTCCGGACAGAAACTGCTGGTCTGGAACTGGTATTGGATCGATGGACATCACGTCGCCAATGACTATGTCGCCAAACTCTTTGAAACGTTGGCCGTCATCCTGGGCCGGGATCACCGGCAGGCTGGCATCGTCCTCTACACCCCCATGGGCGCGAAGGCGGAACCTGCCCGAGAGCGCCTTCGGCGTTTTACCGAAGAGATGCTGCCGGCCATCGACGATCGCTTGGATGCCATGCCTTAA
- a CDS encoding TIGR03016 family PEP-CTERM system-associated outer membrane protein, whose translation MSTRGQPWNERFLQSLPLCLSALLVSSPAWPADWSVSRQLTTRGTYTDNLNLDATDDRGSGFFVDLAPGFVVTGAGRRLNLNLAYSPQLIHYLSASDSDELNHRLQANARSELYRDHLFLDLSATARQELIDSLGPSGGDATNPTGNLQTTYTYSISPSYKNRFGRQAVLNVSFAHDGVLYSEQGNDSPGFSSQIELSSGPAFGALSWGISAQNDRFEFEEGPANSFGNVDGSLGYRFNGRWRVDTSAGYENNDYSSLNETSGTNLQASGTWTPTTRTSVRLGIGQRYFGWTPVLDFSHRSKRSVWTASYTRDVSSARNDRRKSEVFAFEDAFGKPIVPATGDTVAVRPGEATPTSATYVSNNFQAGYTLQTRRSTLGTSLRYVLREYEGLTQDEETASASLFWSRRLTTLTSSNMALSWDRGERRNTTDADLDAEESNYFNFDAGLSRQLSARTNLDLQYRFVDGEDYTENRITLGLRMSWSD comes from the coding sequence ATGTCGACGCGAGGACAACCCTGGAACGAGCGATTTTTGCAATCGCTTCCCCTGTGCCTGTCGGCGCTGCTGGTGTCGTCTCCGGCCTGGCCAGCGGACTGGTCCGTCTCCAGGCAGTTGACGACGCGAGGCACCTATACCGATAACCTCAATCTTGATGCGACCGACGACCGGGGAAGCGGTTTTTTTGTCGACCTCGCGCCCGGCTTCGTTGTCACGGGAGCCGGACGCAGGCTCAATCTGAACCTAGCCTACTCGCCGCAATTGATTCACTATCTTTCCGCCAGTGACAGCGATGAGCTGAATCATCGTTTACAGGCCAATGCTCGGTCCGAACTCTATCGGGATCATCTGTTCCTTGACCTCAGCGCGACCGCGCGTCAGGAATTGATCGATTCGCTGGGACCGTCGGGCGGGGATGCGACGAATCCCACCGGCAATCTGCAAACGACCTATACCTATTCGATTTCACCCAGTTACAAGAATCGTTTTGGCCGCCAGGCGGTACTGAATGTCAGTTTTGCGCACGATGGTGTCCTGTATTCCGAGCAGGGAAACGACAGCCCCGGCTTCAGCAGTCAAATCGAACTGTCCAGCGGGCCCGCCTTCGGCGCTTTGAGCTGGGGAATCAGCGCCCAAAATGACCGCTTCGAATTCGAGGAAGGACCGGCGAACTCTTTCGGCAACGTGGACGGTTCGCTGGGGTACCGATTCAACGGACGCTGGCGGGTCGATACGAGCGCGGGTTACGAGAATAATGACTATTCCTCATTGAACGAAACCAGTGGCACCAACCTTCAGGCATCAGGTACCTGGACGCCGACGACACGCACCTCTGTCAGGCTGGGGATTGGCCAGCGTTATTTTGGCTGGACGCCCGTCCTGGATTTCAGCCACCGCAGTAAGCGCTCGGTATGGACCGCCAGTTACACAAGAGATGTTTCCAGCGCCAGGAACGATCGCAGGAAATCCGAAGTATTTGCGTTCGAGGACGCATTTGGCAAGCCGATCGTTCCAGCGACGGGGGACACGGTGGCTGTTCGCCCCGGAGAGGCGACGCCAACATCGGCGACCTATGTCAGCAATAATTTCCAGGCCGGCTATACGCTTCAGACGCGCCGAAGCACACTCGGCACGTCCCTTCGCTATGTGCTACGCGAATACGAAGGTCTGACTCAGGATGAAGAAACGGCCAGCGCCAGTCTCTTCTGGTCGCGACGCCTGACGACCCTGACCAGCAGCAACATGGCGCTTAGCTGGGACCGTGGCGAACGCAGAAACACCACGGATGCGGATCTTGATGCGGAGGAGAGCAATTACTTCAACTTCGATGCGGGTCTGAGTAGACAATTATCGGCACGCACCAACCTCGATCTACAATACCGTTTCGTTGACGGCGAAGACTACACTGAAAACCGTATCACGCTCGGATTGCGGATGAGTTGGTCGGATTAA
- a CDS encoding XrtA system polysaccharide deacetylase, producing MTPVTKDANLTTSPRRNAFTIDVEDYFQVSAFEAHIERRDWSSLPCRIERNMDRILAILNRHGVQATFFTLGWIAERFPRIIRELVDGGHELASHGYEHIRVTQQNRADFGQDIRRTKTLLEDIGGVEVLGYRAASYSIDRSCLWAHDELREAGYRYSSSIYPIHHDLYGIPDAPRFAYFPRADDDTFVEIPITTTDILGYRLPCGGGGYFRLFPYALSRWAIERVNRQDRESAIFYFHPWEIDPEQPQQVGLKFKTRFRHYLNLHRTEARLNRLLTDFQWDRMDRLFLAVDKSTAGASESGAAPLTRPHAPPDLQESWSPQ from the coding sequence ATGACACCTGTAACCAAAGACGCGAATTTGACCACAAGCCCCAGACGCAATGCCTTCACCATTGATGTAGAGGACTATTTCCAGGTCTCCGCCTTTGAAGCTCATATCGAGCGTCGCGACTGGTCCTCGCTGCCGTGCCGCATCGAACGCAACATGGATCGCATCCTGGCGATCCTCAACCGACATGGCGTGCAGGCAACCTTCTTTACGCTTGGCTGGATCGCGGAACGTTTCCCGCGCATCATTCGGGAACTGGTTGATGGCGGGCACGAACTGGCCAGTCACGGCTATGAGCATATCCGCGTGACGCAGCAGAATCGCGCTGACTTCGGCCAAGATATCCGTCGTACCAAAACGCTGCTCGAAGACATCGGAGGCGTGGAAGTTCTTGGCTATCGCGCCGCCAGTTACTCGATCGATCGTTCCTGTCTCTGGGCGCATGACGAACTGCGGGAAGCGGGCTATCGTTACAGTTCGAGCATCTACCCCATCCACCACGATCTTTACGGGATCCCCGACGCGCCGCGTTTTGCCTACTTCCCGCGAGCGGACGACGATACCTTCGTCGAGATTCCGATCACCACGACCGACATTTTGGGCTATCGCCTGCCGTGCGGCGGCGGAGGTTATTTTCGTCTCTTTCCGTATGCGCTGTCGCGGTGGGCAATTGAACGCGTCAATCGTCAGGACCGGGAGTCGGCGATCTTTTATTTCCATCCGTGGGAAATCGACCCCGAGCAACCGCAACAAGTTGGTTTGAAATTCAAGACCCGGTTCCGTCACTACCTGAATCTGCACCGCACCGAGGCCCGACTCAACCGACTGCTCACTGACTTTCAATGGGATCGCATGGATCGTCTCTTTCTCGCCGTCGACAAAAGCACCGCTGGAGCGTCTGAGTCAGGAGCGGCCCCATTGACCCGACCGCACGCGCCGCCTGATCTCCAGGAATCATGGAGTCCGCAATGA
- a CDS encoding FemAB family XrtA/PEP-CTERM system-associated protein gives MTIPVKSLCIRQLTAQDALRWDAFVERMPEATFFHRAGWKDVLERAFGHSAHYLFAESAGEILGILPLGHVRSRLFGNGLVSTPFCVYGGSVGVSAEVCDRLDAEACRLAEELRVDHLELRYRASHHANWPRKELYVTFRKPIAPDPEQNLLAIPRKQRAMVRKGMQAGLVSRLDGGIDAVHQVYSESVRNLGTPVFSRRYFRTLKDVFGDACEVLTVHQGNAVVAGVLNFYFRDEVLPYYGGGNAQARALKANDFMYWEVMRRASERGCRLFDFGRSKLGTGSFDFKRNWGFEPQPMSYEFYLVRAKNLPDVNPLNPKYRLFIEAWKRLPLPVSRMLGPILARNLG, from the coding sequence ATGACCATTCCGGTCAAGTCTCTTTGCATACGGCAACTGACCGCCCAGGATGCGCTCCGTTGGGACGCCTTTGTGGAGCGCATGCCAGAGGCAACCTTTTTCCATCGCGCCGGTTGGAAGGACGTGCTCGAACGTGCATTTGGTCATTCCGCGCATTATCTGTTCGCCGAGTCGGCTGGAGAGATTCTCGGCATCCTTCCGCTGGGCCATGTGCGCAGTCGATTATTCGGCAACGGCCTCGTCTCCACGCCCTTTTGCGTCTACGGCGGCAGCGTTGGCGTCTCAGCCGAGGTCTGCGACCGACTGGACGCGGAAGCCTGCCGCCTGGCCGAAGAACTGCGGGTCGATCATCTGGAACTGCGCTATCGCGCATCGCACCACGCGAACTGGCCACGCAAGGAACTCTATGTCACCTTCCGCAAGCCGATCGCGCCGGATCCCGAGCAGAACCTGCTTGCGATTCCGCGCAAGCAACGGGCCATGGTGCGTAAGGGCATGCAGGCTGGGCTCGTCAGCCGACTCGATGGCGGAATCGACGCGGTGCACCAGGTCTATTCGGAGAGCGTCCGAAATCTCGGCACGCCGGTCTTCTCCAGGCGCTATTTCCGCACCTTGAAAGACGTCTTCGGCGACGCTTGCGAGGTATTAACCGTTCATCAGGGCAACGCGGTGGTTGCTGGCGTGCTGAATTTTTACTTTCGCGACGAGGTACTGCCCTACTATGGCGGCGGCAACGCGCAGGCACGCGCCTTGAAGGCCAACGATTTCATGTATTGGGAGGTGATGCGGCGGGCCAGCGAGCGGGGTTGCCGCCTGTTCGATTTCGGACGCAGCAAACTCGGCACGGGCTCCTTCGATTTCAAGCGAAACTGGGGGTTCGAGCCACAACCCATGAGTTATGAATTTTACCTGGTGCGTGCCAAAAACCTGCCCGATGTCAACCCCTTGAACCCCAAATACCGGCTCTTTATCGAGGCATGGAAACGGCTTCCACTGCCCGTCAGCCGGATGCTCGGGCCGATCCTGGCCCGCAATCTCGGTTAA
- a CDS encoding XrtA/PEP-CTERM system amidotransferase, with protein sequence MCGIAGIFDTQARGPINEELLSRMNQAQFHRGPDDGGLHLEPGVGLAHRRLSIIDLSGGHQPLFNEDHSVVVVYNGEIYNFQGLAKELAEAGHVFRTHCDTEVIVHAWEEWGESCVERFRGMFAFALWDRNRETLFLARDRLGVKPLHYSLLPDGRLLFGSEIKALLTDPSLPREFDPRAVEEYFAYGYIPDPRSIFKAVRKLPPGHTLTLKRGDGRLPEPREYWDVSFRPNGVHDLNEATDQVIERLREAVRIRLVAEVPLGAFLSGGVDSSAVVAMMAGLSDRPVNTCSISFGDPRFNESAFAEQVARRYGTSHYVESVDPNDFDLVDRLAGLYDEPYADSSAIPTYRVCELARKRVTVCLSGDGGDESFAGYRRHRWHLHEEQVRSRIPQWFRGPVFGLLGAAYPKADWAPQVLRAKSTLQALARDSVEGYFDSVSILDNATRKSLFSSQFKRDLQGYRAVEVLKRYASRAPEHPLSRVQYLDMKTYLPGDILTKVDRASMAHGLEVRVPILDHEFLDWVSGLSPDLKLAGRQGKYVLKKALEPYLETDNLYRPKMGFAVPLSDWFRGPLREKVRETLLGEQLSDTGLFDRKRLHWIVEQHQSGARDFSPAIWSLLMFGAFSSQLRPLCVSPLASSRIAHRHHP encoded by the coding sequence ATGTGCGGAATTGCTGGAATCTTCGATACCCAAGCGCGCGGCCCCATCAACGAAGAGTTGCTATCGCGCATGAACCAGGCCCAATTTCATCGTGGCCCGGACGATGGCGGTCTGCATCTGGAACCGGGCGTCGGACTGGCGCACCGACGCCTGTCGATCATCGACCTCTCTGGCGGCCATCAGCCGCTGTTCAACGAAGATCATTCCGTCGTCGTCGTCTATAACGGGGAGATCTATAACTTTCAGGGACTCGCAAAGGAACTCGCCGAAGCGGGACATGTATTCCGCACGCACTGCGACACCGAGGTCATCGTACATGCCTGGGAGGAATGGGGCGAAAGCTGTGTGGAACGGTTTCGGGGCATGTTTGCCTTCGCCCTGTGGGACCGCAACCGCGAGACACTCTTTCTGGCGCGCGACCGACTGGGGGTCAAACCGCTCCATTATTCCTTGCTGCCCGATGGCCGACTTCTGTTCGGCTCCGAAATCAAGGCGCTCCTGACCGATCCCTCGCTGCCGCGCGAGTTTGACCCGCGCGCGGTGGAGGAATACTTCGCCTACGGCTACATCCCCGATCCGCGCAGCATCTTCAAGGCGGTGCGGAAACTGCCGCCCGGCCATACCCTGACCCTGAAACGTGGAGACGGAAGACTCCCCGAACCCCGCGAATACTGGGACGTATCATTCCGGCCAAACGGCGTTCACGATCTGAACGAGGCCACTGACCAGGTCATCGAGCGTCTCCGTGAAGCGGTGCGGATCCGGCTCGTCGCCGAGGTGCCGCTCGGCGCCTTTCTGTCGGGCGGCGTCGACTCCAGCGCCGTGGTCGCCATGATGGCGGGACTCTCGGATCGCCCGGTCAATACCTGTTCGATTTCATTCGGCGATCCGCGCTTCAACGAGAGCGCCTTCGCCGAGCAGGTGGCCCGGCGTTACGGCACCAGCCACTATGTCGAGTCCGTCGATCCCAATGATTTCGACCTCGTCGACCGTCTGGCGGGGCTCTACGACGAGCCCTATGCCGACAGTTCGGCCATACCGACCTATCGGGTGTGCGAACTGGCCCGCAAGCGGGTCACGGTCTGCCTCTCCGGGGATGGCGGGGACGAGAGCTTCGCCGGTTATCGGCGACATCGCTGGCACCTGCATGAAGAACAGGTGAGAAGCCGAATTCCCCAGTGGTTTCGCGGTCCCGTCTTCGGGTTGCTCGGCGCGGCCTATCCGAAAGCGGATTGGGCGCCACAGGTGTTGCGCGCCAAATCGACCTTGCAGGCATTGGCGCGGGACTCGGTCGAAGGCTATTTCGATAGCGTCTCGATCCTGGACAATGCGACGCGGAAATCGCTGTTCTCGTCGCAATTCAAACGCGATCTACAGGGCTATCGCGCGGTCGAGGTGCTCAAACGCTATGCTTCGCGCGCCCCGGAGCATCCGCTGTCGCGTGTCCAGTATCTGGACATGAAGACCTATCTCCCCGGCGATATACTGACCAAGGTCGACCGCGCCAGCATGGCGCATGGCCTGGAAGTGCGCGTTCCCATCCTCGATCACGAGTTCCTGGATTGGGTCTCCGGCCTGTCGCCGGATCTAAAACTCGCTGGACGCCAAGGCAAATACGTGTTGAAGAAGGCGCTGGAACCCTACCTGGAGACCGACAACCTCTACCGCCCGAAGATGGGGTTTGCCGTTCCCCTGTCCGATTGGTTCCGCGGGCCATTGCGGGAGAAAGTCCGTGAAACCCTGCTGGGCGAGCAACTGAGCGACACGGGCTTGTTCGATCGCAAACGCTTGCACTGGATCGTGGAGCAGCATCAGTCCGGCGCGCGGGATTTCAGTCCGGCCATCTGGAGCCTGCTCATGTTTGGCGCCTTTTCCAGCCAGTTGCGCCCGCTTTGCGTCTCGCCCTTGGCTTCATCCCGAATCGCCCATCGACATCACCCCTGA